One window of Candidatus Nitrospira kreftii genomic DNA carries:
- a CDS encoding hypothetical protein (conserved protein of unknown function) → MRDDAIEHRTSVVQSKHSMPILRLPGTTHGILPCHVIHRAGIDPNVKKPDVNWYVKGGGTYTMIYLLLTLLLLPAVAEAGEKVVAVPRDQFVKILAEVQQNKQLLTESGKLLAEYKDMFEKQKAYVETLEGLNENRKQESDLLQQQNTALNEQLEAERQRKEDLAWHEKAQWAGYGAAVPTAIIILRKLVFKF, encoded by the coding sequence ATGAGGGATGATGCGATCGAGCATCGAACAAGTGTCGTGCAGTCGAAACACTCTATGCCAATTCTACGACTTCCTGGAACGACGCACGGCATCTTACCCTGTCACGTTATTCATCGTGCCGGTATTGATCCGAATGTTAAGAAACCTGATGTGAATTGGTACGTCAAAGGTGGAGGAACGTATACCATGATCTACCTGTTGCTTACCTTACTCCTGCTCCCTGCCGTGGCCGAAGCTGGCGAGAAAGTCGTCGCGGTGCCTCGTGATCAGTTCGTCAAAATATTAGCTGAGGTCCAACAGAACAAGCAGCTCCTGACCGAATCAGGAAAGTTGTTGGCTGAGTATAAGGACATGTTTGAGAAGCAGAAAGCCTATGTGGAAACGCTGGAGGGGCTGAACGAGAACCGAAAGCAGGAGAGTGATTTGCTGCAACAACAAAACACGGCGCTCAACGAGCAGCTCGAGGCCGAGCGGCAACGTAAAGAGGACTTGGCCTGGCACGAGAAGGCGCAGTGGGCAGGGTATGGAGCAGCAGTTCCAACTGCGATTATCATTCTACGGAAGCTGGTATTTAAATTCTAA
- a CDS encoding Sulfate adenylyltransferase subunit 1 produces the protein MTMSKIKPPENLNIVIVGHVDHGKSTLLGRLYADTGSLPDGKLEKVQAICKQQGKEFEYAFLFDAFLEEQEQGITIDTARTFFMWKGRQYIIIDAPGHKEFLKNMISGAARAEAALLLIDALEGVKEQSKKHGYLLSLLGVRQFAVVVNKMDLVGYRQDVFDGIEKEYREFLGQFKAVPSQFIPVSAKLGDNIANRSTTMSWYSGPTVLDTLGAFSKEAARAEQPLRLSVQDVYKFDARRIITGRITAGRLKVGDHLVFSPSNKRANIRTVEAFNIEPPPTEGQAGQSIGVTLDEQIFVERGEIASHHEHLPSVSTAFRANLFWLGKRPLEKGRKYLLRVATKEVDCEVALIHRIIDTMDLAQQQGSSTVNKNQVAELTLRTKAPIAFDLSASFEATGRFVLVDEYDIAGGGIITELVHDDQEFLREEARRRDFAWVKGEVTVEDRAQQYGHRAAVVLITGGRHAGKSFLARKLEGRLVADGRHAYLLDGENLRRGLDADLSEEERGQSTEMARRYGEVARLLTDTGLIVVSTTNPFGLAYREASQTIRTLVHPAPVIAVYMSKTEEAPPPNTDVVLSGPTDFDAATARILNELKRRGVLAQAIGAKPIFQYSI, from the coding sequence ATGACAATGAGTAAAATCAAGCCGCCTGAGAATCTAAACATCGTGATCGTCGGGCATGTGGATCATGGCAAGTCCACGTTGCTGGGTCGGCTCTATGCCGATACCGGCTCACTGCCCGACGGCAAGTTGGAAAAGGTCCAGGCCATCTGTAAGCAACAGGGGAAGGAATTCGAATATGCATTCCTCTTTGACGCCTTCCTAGAGGAGCAGGAGCAGGGGATCACGATCGATACGGCTCGGACGTTTTTCATGTGGAAGGGCCGCCAATACATTATCATTGATGCGCCGGGGCATAAGGAGTTTCTCAAGAATATGATTTCTGGCGCCGCACGTGCTGAGGCGGCGCTTCTGCTTATCGATGCGTTGGAAGGGGTCAAGGAACAGTCGAAGAAGCATGGGTACCTCTTGTCGTTGCTGGGCGTCCGTCAGTTTGCAGTGGTCGTGAACAAAATGGATCTGGTCGGCTACCGGCAGGATGTGTTCGATGGGATCGAGAAAGAGTATCGAGAGTTTCTAGGGCAGTTCAAAGCTGTCCCGTCCCAGTTCATTCCCGTGAGCGCCAAGCTGGGCGACAACATCGCGAATCGCAGTACAACGATGTCCTGGTACAGCGGTCCCACCGTCTTGGACACGCTCGGTGCGTTCAGCAAAGAAGCGGCTCGTGCGGAGCAACCACTGCGACTCTCCGTGCAGGACGTCTATAAGTTCGATGCACGCCGTATCATAACCGGTCGCATTACAGCCGGCCGGCTCAAGGTGGGTGATCACCTCGTCTTCTCGCCCTCGAACAAGCGCGCGAACATTCGAACGGTAGAAGCGTTCAATATCGAACCACCGCCGACTGAGGGCCAGGCAGGCCAATCGATCGGTGTGACGCTCGATGAGCAAATCTTTGTGGAGCGCGGTGAAATTGCCTCCCATCATGAACATCTTCCATCTGTTTCCACCGCCTTCCGGGCCAACCTATTTTGGCTTGGGAAGCGGCCGTTGGAAAAGGGGCGCAAATATCTCTTGCGCGTGGCGACGAAGGAAGTGGACTGCGAAGTCGCCTTAATCCATCGGATTATCGATACGATGGACCTGGCCCAGCAACAGGGCAGCAGCACCGTCAATAAGAACCAGGTGGCCGAATTGACCTTGCGCACGAAGGCTCCGATTGCTTTCGATCTGTCGGCGTCGTTCGAGGCCACTGGGCGATTCGTTCTGGTAGACGAATACGATATTGCGGGCGGCGGCATCATCACCGAACTGGTTCATGATGATCAAGAGTTTCTCCGTGAAGAAGCCAGACGGCGCGATTTCGCATGGGTGAAAGGCGAAGTAACGGTGGAAGACCGTGCGCAACAGTACGGCCATCGTGCAGCCGTTGTCCTGATTACCGGAGGGCGGCATGCCGGAAAATCGTTCCTGGCGAGAAAGCTCGAAGGCCGTCTTGTCGCAGACGGGCGGCATGCGTACTTGTTGGACGGAGAAAATCTCCGCCGTGGGCTTGATGCCGATCTCAGTGAAGAGGAGCGCGGACAGAGCACCGAAATGGCCAGGCGCTATGGAGAAGTAGCCCGACTCCTTACCGACACCGGCCTCATCGTGGTGTCTACGACGAATCCATTCGGGTTAGCCTATCGTGAAGCCTCACAGACAATCAGGACCCTCGTCCATCCCGCGCCGGTTATCGCTGTTTACATGAGCAAGACAGAAGAAGCACCACCGCCGAATACCGATGTGGTTCTCTCGGGACCCACAGATTTCGACGCTGCCACCGCTCGCATCCTCAACGAATTGAAACGCCGGGGCGTCCTGGCTCAGGCGATTGGGGCGAAGCCGATCTTCCAGTATTCAATCTAA
- a CDS encoding sulfate adenylyltransferase, subunit 2 produces MQHLRQLEDQSVYILREAYKHFDNLGMLWSMGKDSTVLLWLARKAFFGHVPFPLLHVDTSYKIPAMIEYRDRLAREWRLNLVVGQNKQALAAGMNHTMGRVECCTALKTNGLKQLLENKGYTGVILGVRADEEGTRAKERYFSPRDKHGDWDFRDQPPELWDQYKTTFPPGTHIRIHPLLDWTEINIWEYIKLENIPFIDLYLDKGDGTRYRSLGCAPCTLPIKSTAKNVDDIIEELRHTTVAERSGRAQDEGRGMELLRKDGYM; encoded by the coding sequence ATGCAACACCTTCGGCAGCTTGAAGACCAAAGCGTCTATATCCTTCGAGAAGCCTATAAGCACTTCGACAATCTCGGCATGCTGTGGTCGATGGGCAAGGACTCAACCGTCTTGCTCTGGCTGGCCAGGAAAGCGTTCTTTGGGCATGTGCCGTTTCCACTGCTTCACGTGGATACCAGTTACAAGATTCCAGCAATGATCGAGTACCGGGATCGGCTTGCCCGTGAATGGCGATTGAATTTGGTCGTCGGCCAGAACAAGCAAGCGTTGGCGGCGGGCATGAACCATACGATGGGTCGAGTTGAGTGTTGCACCGCACTGAAAACGAACGGCCTCAAGCAATTGCTAGAGAACAAGGGTTATACCGGCGTGATCCTCGGTGTCCGGGCCGACGAAGAGGGGACAAGAGCCAAGGAACGCTATTTTTCTCCACGAGATAAACACGGCGACTGGGATTTTCGGGATCAACCGCCTGAGCTGTGGGATCAATACAAGACAACATTTCCACCCGGCACGCACATTCGTATTCACCCATTGCTGGATTGGACAGAAATCAATATTTGGGAATATATCAAACTCGAAAATATTCCCTTCATCGACTTGTATCTCGATAAAGGCGACGGCACACGTTATCGCAGTCTGGGGTGCGCACCCTGCACCTTACCGATCAAATCAACTGCCAAGAATGTGGATGACATCATCGAAGAACTTCGCCATACCACGGTGGCCGAACGGTCAGGACGAGCGCAAGACGAAGGACGGGGAATGGAACTACTGCGAAAAGATGGATACATGTAG
- a CDS encoding hypothetical protein (conserved protein of unknown function), which yields MPIHDILAKIAKGPKASKDLTWEECKQAMKALIEGEATPAQVGAFLIAMRFKTESVTELAALTAAARQYVPPLAVSRHLALVDVPSYAGKQDTFHALIAASIVAVAAGAAVLMHGYDGIPGRPGSAGVLKALGIPVDADPKSVTEDLNRKGFAYLDIGLYHPPVFRFLEMRQEFGVRNVFHPIARLLNPARAAVQLVGLSHPPHFEKTAEALSMLGCPRALVIRGVEGDPELSASMVTRVLELRGERITPLGVAPKDFGLALVSSRDMAGFPPDQREKEADLLRRILQNRLPGGPREWVLMNASMILYAAGKGSSLSTCYPTVRAALESGAAARKLDELVRTPVAA from the coding sequence ATGCCGATTCACGATATTCTCGCCAAGATTGCCAAAGGCCCAAAGGCCTCCAAGGATCTCACCTGGGAGGAGTGCAAACAGGCCATGAAAGCGTTGATCGAGGGTGAGGCCACACCGGCACAAGTCGGGGCCTTTCTGATTGCCATGCGGTTCAAGACCGAATCAGTGACGGAATTGGCTGCCTTGACTGCTGCAGCGAGACAGTATGTGCCGCCGCTCGCTGTCTCGCGGCACCTCGCTCTGGTTGATGTGCCGAGCTATGCGGGGAAGCAGGATACGTTTCACGCGCTTATTGCCGCGTCGATTGTCGCCGTTGCGGCTGGAGCGGCCGTCTTAATGCACGGCTACGATGGCATTCCTGGACGACCCGGCAGTGCCGGCGTCTTGAAAGCATTGGGTATTCCAGTTGATGCCGATCCGAAGTCGGTGACGGAGGATTTAAACCGGAAGGGGTTCGCGTACTTGGATATCGGGCTGTATCATCCGCCGGTCTTCAGATTTTTGGAGATGCGTCAGGAGTTTGGCGTCAGAAACGTGTTCCATCCAATTGCGAGACTGCTCAACCCAGCTCGGGCCGCAGTACAACTCGTCGGGTTGTCGCACCCGCCGCATTTTGAAAAAACCGCCGAAGCCTTGAGCATGCTGGGGTGTCCGCGAGCGCTCGTGATTCGTGGTGTCGAAGGTGATCCTGAGTTATCCGCTTCGATGGTAACGCGGGTGCTGGAGTTGCGCGGTGAGCGCATCACGCCGCTGGGCGTGGCGCCAAAGGACTTTGGGTTGGCGCTTGTCTCATCACGGGACATGGCGGGATTCCCACCTGACCAGCGAGAAAAAGAAGCCGATCTGCTCCGCCGTATTCTCCAGAACCGACTGCCGGGAGGGCCGAGAGAGTGGGTGCTCATGAATGCGTCAATGATACTGTACGCTGCAGGGAAAGGATCGTCGTTGTCGACCTGCTACCCGACTGTGCGCGCGGCACTTGAGAGTGGGGCGGCAGCCCGCAAGCTTGATGAGCTCGTGCGAACTCCGGTCGCGGCATAG
- a CDS encoding Phosphoadenosine phosphosulfate reductase, producing the protein MAVNEQSELIADLKAWAASFETKQPQEVLAAAVERYRGKMVLACSFGAEDVVLVDMVHRVDPSLPLFYLDTEFLFPETYATRDRVIERYSLKPAQVIQVKSLLTPQKQADDYGDALWTREPDRCCQLRKVEPLTRILQGYEAWMTGIRRDQSPSRANAGLIEWDEKFKLVKINPLARWTWTEVWTYMKVYEVPYNPLHDQNYPSIGCTHCTAPVAAGDDPRAGRWKSFTKTECGLHKA; encoded by the coding sequence ATGGCAGTAAACGAGCAATCTGAACTTATCGCGGATCTCAAGGCGTGGGCTGCCTCGTTTGAGACGAAGCAGCCTCAAGAGGTATTAGCGGCTGCCGTCGAGCGCTATCGGGGAAAGATGGTGTTGGCCTGCAGTTTCGGGGCGGAGGATGTCGTGCTTGTCGACATGGTGCATCGTGTCGATCCATCGCTGCCGTTGTTCTATCTCGACACCGAGTTTTTGTTTCCTGAGACCTATGCCACACGAGATCGAGTGATTGAACGGTATAGCCTCAAGCCAGCACAGGTCATCCAAGTGAAATCACTCCTGACACCGCAGAAACAGGCGGATGACTACGGCGATGCGCTGTGGACACGAGAACCAGACCGCTGCTGCCAACTACGGAAGGTTGAACCTCTGACTCGAATTCTGCAAGGGTACGAAGCGTGGATGACAGGGATCAGGCGAGATCAATCGCCGTCTCGAGCCAATGCCGGCTTGATCGAGTGGGACGAAAAATTCAAACTGGTCAAGATCAACCCGCTGGCCCGATGGACGTGGACCGAGGTGTGGACCTACATGAAGGTCTACGAAGTGCCTTACAATCCGCTCCATGATCAAAATTATCCCAGTATCGGGTGCACGCACTGCACCGCTCCCGTGGCGGCTGGTGACGATCCGCGAGCCGGACGCTGGAAGAGTTTTACCAAAACCGAGTGTGGACTCCATAAGGCGTAA
- a CDS encoding putative Sulfite reductase, contains SirA-like domain (Modular protein), which yields MSQVESIKHHKIATHPIPSAIQEEIETFEAEALRTLAGDISTDLFKPFRLQYGIYGQRQPGVQMVRVKIPFGGITANQLRRLAGLADRYATGVGHVTTRQDIQMHFVELKHVPTIMRGLAEVGLTTREACANTVRNVTACHLAGVCQGEVFDVTPYAKTVAYHLLRNPLNQSMPRKFKIAFSGCAHDCALTPIHDIGLLAVKRADGAIGFRMVVGGGLGSAPRVAQLLREFTPMEELIPSIEAVIKVFDTLGNRKNRNKARMKFVIDKLGFEEFKRRWEAAYVAMGHALPKKGSLTLLQHQDEPTPLIMPTRNGLANGNGNGYSNGTHAIGHETPFEMWQRTNVVKQKQEGYVTAAIKLFMGDITVDQMLFVADLAERYSNGNLRTTINQNMVIRWIPADLVSKLHEDLASRGLADPGAELVEDIIACPGTDTCGLGITSSKGLARALAEVFPAGRVPEDLKGVDVKISGCHNSCAQHHISTIGLHGVGKRLGDHVAPHYELHLGGSVNGTAKIGQMTVKLPAKAVPAAISHLIDVYRRDRQENENLPKFLCRVGKSKLKDELIPYTIVPPYEEDPTFYYDWEGEEEFILEDLGPGECAGGALEMIENGILEADQELYQAKLLVEKHQYSVSVNKSYRAVLAAAKALLVTEGLEPSTDSETFSEFDSRIAQKGVVPSIYRELNKKVGDLGPKETSAESAREKMTFAKGFVEACRTATDQLGKDLKLSATPVEQAPPAPVAVEAKPVAPAPTAAPVYDLRGVACPMNYVKTKLKLEMMDAGEKVEVWLDAGEPIKNVPMSLKNDGHKVLIQEALEPEASHYRILVEKVEG from the coding sequence ATGAGCCAGGTCGAATCCATCAAACACCACAAGATTGCGACACATCCGATCCCATCTGCGATCCAGGAGGAAATCGAAACATTTGAGGCTGAAGCTTTACGGACTTTGGCTGGAGACATTTCCACCGATCTCTTCAAACCCTTCCGTTTGCAATATGGTATCTACGGCCAGCGTCAGCCCGGGGTGCAGATGGTACGGGTCAAGATTCCATTTGGCGGCATTACGGCAAATCAGCTTCGCCGCCTGGCCGGACTTGCCGATCGCTACGCCACCGGCGTGGGACATGTCACGACGAGGCAAGACATTCAGATGCATTTTGTGGAACTGAAACATGTGCCGACCATTATGCGCGGATTGGCGGAAGTCGGTTTGACCACCAGAGAAGCCTGCGCCAACACCGTGCGGAATGTGACGGCATGCCACTTGGCGGGAGTGTGCCAAGGCGAGGTGTTCGATGTGACCCCGTACGCGAAGACAGTAGCCTATCACCTCTTGCGCAACCCACTGAACCAAAGTATGCCTCGGAAGTTCAAGATTGCGTTTTCTGGTTGTGCCCATGACTGTGCCCTAACGCCGATCCACGATATCGGCTTATTGGCAGTGAAACGAGCCGACGGGGCGATCGGCTTCCGCATGGTGGTAGGTGGAGGATTAGGTTCTGCCCCACGTGTCGCACAACTTCTCCGGGAATTCACTCCAATGGAGGAACTGATTCCCAGCATCGAAGCCGTCATCAAAGTATTTGATACCCTCGGGAATCGAAAAAACCGCAACAAAGCCCGTATGAAATTCGTGATCGATAAGCTGGGCTTTGAAGAATTCAAGCGCCGATGGGAAGCTGCTTATGTGGCGATGGGCCATGCCCTTCCCAAGAAGGGGTCTTTGACACTCCTTCAGCACCAGGACGAACCGACACCACTGATCATGCCAACCCGAAATGGACTGGCCAATGGAAACGGAAACGGCTACAGCAATGGGACGCATGCGATCGGCCACGAAACGCCGTTTGAGATGTGGCAACGAACCAATGTCGTGAAACAGAAGCAGGAAGGATATGTCACGGCCGCTATCAAGCTATTTATGGGGGACATTACGGTCGACCAGATGCTCTTCGTTGCCGATCTTGCCGAGCGATATTCAAACGGCAATCTCCGCACCACCATTAACCAGAATATGGTGATTCGGTGGATTCCCGCTGATCTTGTCTCGAAACTCCATGAAGACCTTGCCTCCCGCGGGTTGGCTGATCCAGGCGCGGAATTGGTCGAAGACATTATCGCCTGCCCAGGCACCGATACCTGCGGTCTAGGTATTACCTCATCAAAAGGTCTGGCCCGGGCTCTGGCTGAGGTATTTCCCGCCGGGCGAGTCCCTGAAGATCTGAAGGGGGTCGATGTCAAAATCAGCGGCTGCCATAATTCCTGTGCACAGCATCACATATCCACCATCGGGTTGCATGGGGTTGGAAAGCGCCTTGGCGATCACGTCGCGCCGCACTATGAGTTGCACCTCGGTGGGTCGGTGAACGGCACGGCGAAGATCGGCCAGATGACGGTGAAGTTGCCGGCCAAGGCGGTTCCGGCGGCAATCTCGCATTTAATCGACGTGTATCGGCGGGATCGACAAGAGAACGAGAATTTGCCGAAATTCCTCTGCCGTGTCGGAAAGAGCAAGCTGAAAGACGAATTGATCCCGTACACGATCGTACCGCCCTATGAAGAAGACCCAACGTTCTATTACGACTGGGAAGGCGAGGAGGAATTCATTCTTGAAGACCTCGGACCCGGCGAATGTGCTGGTGGCGCACTGGAGATGATCGAAAACGGCATTCTCGAAGCTGATCAAGAGCTCTATCAGGCGAAGCTGCTGGTAGAGAAGCATCAATATTCCGTATCAGTGAACAAATCCTATCGAGCGGTCTTGGCGGCGGCCAAGGCGCTTCTGGTGACCGAAGGACTTGAGCCTTCGACCGACTCCGAGACGTTCAGCGAGTTCGACAGCAGGATTGCGCAAAAAGGCGTGGTGCCTTCAATCTATCGAGAATTGAACAAGAAGGTCGGCGATCTAGGACCGAAGGAGACGTCAGCTGAGTCGGCGCGTGAGAAGATGACGTTCGCCAAAGGATTCGTCGAAGCCTGCCGTACGGCGACGGATCAGTTGGGGAAAGATCTCAAGTTATCAGCCACGCCAGTAGAGCAGGCTCCTCCGGCTCCAGTTGCAGTTGAAGCGAAACCGGTTGCTCCTGCTCCGACTGCTGCGCCGGTCTACGATCTACGGGGCGTTGCGTGCCCGATGAACTACGTGAAGACCAAGCTTAAGCTTGAAATGATGGATGCTGGTGAAAAGGTGGAAGTGTGGCTTGATGCAGGCGAGCCGATCAAGAACGTGCCCATGAGCCTCAAGAACGATGGGCACAAGGTATTGATCCAAGAGGCGCTGGAGCCGGAAGCGTCTCATTATCGGATCTTAGTTGAAAAGGTTGAAGGATAA
- a CDS encoding putative HTH-type transcriptional regulator, rrf2 family, with translation MKVSKRVTYGIMAAVDLAINAKESPIQARAIARRQGIPVRFLEQVLHALKNADLVESHRGAQGGYLLSRKPSSLSIADILEALEGPIFHRSSVNQGPRDRSTARPELLLADVWEQVQQAERKVLEGITVENLARHQRALDAQRNPMYHI, from the coding sequence ATGAAAGTGTCGAAGCGTGTAACATACGGGATTATGGCTGCGGTTGATCTTGCGATCAACGCGAAAGAGTCCCCGATTCAAGCGAGGGCGATCGCAAGGCGACAGGGAATTCCGGTTCGTTTCCTGGAACAGGTCCTCCACGCGCTCAAAAATGCTGATTTAGTCGAAAGCCACCGAGGAGCCCAAGGGGGGTATCTATTGTCACGCAAACCGTCAAGCCTGTCGATTGCGGACATACTCGAAGCATTGGAGGGACCGATCTTCCATCGATCCTCTGTTAATCAGGGACCGCGCGATCGGTCTACGGCGAGGCCTGAGCTACTTCTTGCTGACGTGTGGGAACAAGTACAACAAGCAGAACGCAAGGTACTCGAGGGTATCACAGTCGAAAACTTAGCGAGGCATCAACGAGCTCTTGATGCTCAGCGAAATCCGATGTACCACATTTGA
- a CDS encoding hypothetical protein (conserved protein of unknown function): MPVPSSAYTILLFTSDEVVQGQARQVFKDASLTLSRDATAFRKELSQQDFDIVIVESRSGQEQFNGVHDHPGLSRALLVNGSRAVLRKTLKILQLQLMSSPNVLHQNKSRDGSLENYLEAKMGEFVKSMRNGSAKNLHPILISAVERPLITSALKETRGNQIQAAELLGLNRNTLRKKIIDLHIPLKQTKVKASRGA; encoded by the coding sequence ATGCCAGTGCCGTCATCCGCATATACTATTCTTCTGTTTACCAGCGATGAGGTTGTGCAAGGACAGGCCAGACAAGTCTTCAAAGATGCATCTCTTACCCTTTCCCGAGATGCAACGGCCTTCCGGAAGGAATTGTCTCAACAAGATTTTGATATCGTCATTGTGGAATCCCGTAGCGGGCAGGAACAGTTCAATGGGGTTCATGACCATCCAGGTCTGTCCCGCGCCCTTCTCGTCAATGGTTCTCGGGCTGTCTTGAGAAAAACACTGAAAATACTTCAGCTCCAATTGATGAGCTCCCCGAATGTCTTACATCAGAATAAATCCCGCGATGGCTCTCTCGAGAATTACTTAGAAGCAAAAATGGGGGAGTTCGTAAAAAGCATGAGGAACGGATCCGCAAAAAATCTCCACCCGATTCTCATTTCTGCCGTGGAGCGCCCTCTTATTACGTCTGCTCTCAAAGAGACCCGAGGCAATCAAATACAGGCGGCGGAACTTTTAGGGCTCAACCGCAACACGTTGCGAAAAAAGATCATCGATCTACACATTCCCTTGAAACAAACAAAAGTTAAAGCGAGTCGGGGTGCTTAA
- a CDS encoding HU, DNA-binding transcriptional regulator, beta subunit, whose amino-acid sequence MTKEELIAKMAASAGITKVAAGTALEAFTGAVTSSLKKGQRVSLVNFGTFTISKRKARMGRNPRTGESLRIPAAKVPKFSAGKELRSAVK is encoded by the coding sequence ATGACAAAGGAAGAGTTGATTGCGAAGATGGCCGCTTCGGCAGGAATCACCAAAGTTGCGGCAGGAACTGCCCTTGAAGCATTTACCGGAGCGGTAACATCCTCCCTTAAAAAGGGGCAACGAGTCTCCCTTGTCAACTTTGGTACGTTTACAATCTCCAAACGGAAAGCGCGGATGGGAAGGAATCCAAGAACAGGCGAATCGCTCAGAATCCCGGCAGCTAAAGTGCCGAAATTTTCAGCCGGAAAAGAGCTTCGCTCTGCCGTGAAGTAG